A genome region from Geobacter pickeringii includes the following:
- a CDS encoding CxxxxCH/CxxCH domain c-type cytochrome, with protein sequence MEKRKRLKALRGAFAWAGALALLFAGTGLSHAASTCSDCHGMPPIDAAYRNITTGGFKGSHQTHQPAAAVAANCAVCHTGSATFGTDHMSGTITMSSNLNNSPVAAVYSKGVFFNQTSNPVLGSCSNVNCHFEKTTPIWASAKLVSPNDCGVCHGNPPSDGNHPSITGVGKKHGDYYGTGATSCVKCHVDHTVEASPFAHASSAGNRPLNLQFTAAPNTTGTYSKTTDLAYPTYLPSQTTAANRNGTCSAMYCHSDGAGGAAKTVATWGGTLPADCTGCHGGNATSASPIVSGLHTQHINQAAVLGTNFECARCHNGPVSAGNDRAITTPANHVNGTKTVSFVGGGTYNATAKTCATTVCHSSGKATAPQPAAPSWTGTALGCNGCHGTSNTLGTPDYPNGGPGLPLANSHVRHVAVAGDCDKCHTNTTTTGTAIKAGSTVHTNGAIDVNFNTAKAGTAATWTAATKSCTNVSCHGTAAPVWGGTLPTDCTGCHGSFITSVLPIASYSHPTHLSRAYGPGTYLGSTVTACQVCHDYNTVQPDPKHADGIVEVLNASGSACAKCHPGTLPTWSNSSRIACTACHAATPSVLPNGVAAAYKANFATTGHGQTFTNYSSSRRCESCHDANSAHISGVLGDNMRLLLPDDNTQCASCHNSAAKVPTVTKQNVLSHVTVKGGTPTSDCKSCHDVHGSTNLSMVKSSIGGKTITFSNFSSGFVKIVAPFDGLCQVCHTQTAHYKSGQVLDGHPTKNCLSCHGHKGGAFAFQPVTACDSCHGYPPLPTGYVNGTGNYANGKPEDYPGGGGAHVIARHVVKTAVPADGWTNCTICHGNGSLNPATHTMNLPVTPSKITIDVNDKYKFNHTLPLGPQQYSGKLLDGGANATGSCFNVNCHFKASKKWSTTR encoded by the coding sequence ATGGAAAAGAGGAAACGGTTGAAAGCCCTGAGGGGAGCCTTCGCCTGGGCCGGCGCCCTGGCTCTGCTCTTCGCGGGAACGGGTCTCTCCCACGCGGCCTCCACGTGCAGTGACTGTCACGGGATGCCCCCCATCGACGCGGCGTACCGCAACATCACCACCGGCGGCTTCAAGGGGAGCCACCAGACCCACCAGCCGGCAGCCGCCGTGGCGGCCAACTGCGCCGTCTGCCACACCGGCAGCGCCACCTTCGGCACCGACCACATGAGCGGCACCATCACCATGTCGAGCAACCTGAACAACTCGCCGGTGGCAGCGGTCTACAGCAAGGGGGTCTTCTTCAACCAGACCTCCAACCCCGTGCTGGGGAGCTGCTCCAACGTCAACTGCCACTTCGAGAAGACGACCCCCATCTGGGCCAGCGCCAAGCTCGTCTCTCCCAATGACTGCGGCGTCTGTCACGGCAATCCCCCCTCCGACGGCAACCACCCCTCCATTACCGGCGTCGGCAAGAAGCACGGCGACTACTACGGCACCGGCGCCACTTCCTGCGTCAAGTGCCACGTGGACCACACCGTCGAAGCGAGCCCCTTCGCCCATGCCTCCAGCGCCGGCAACCGCCCCCTGAACCTCCAGTTCACCGCCGCTCCCAACACGACGGGGACCTATTCCAAAACGACGGACCTTGCCTACCCCACCTATCTTCCGAGCCAGACCACGGCCGCCAACCGCAACGGCACCTGCTCCGCCATGTACTGCCACAGCGACGGCGCCGGCGGCGCAGCCAAGACGGTGGCCACCTGGGGGGGGACGCTCCCGGCCGACTGTACGGGGTGCCACGGCGGCAATGCCACCTCGGCCAGCCCCATTGTCTCCGGTCTCCACACCCAGCACATCAACCAGGCGGCGGTGCTCGGCACCAACTTCGAGTGCGCCCGCTGCCACAACGGGCCGGTGAGCGCCGGCAACGACCGTGCGATCACCACTCCGGCAAACCACGTGAATGGCACCAAGACCGTCTCCTTCGTTGGCGGCGGCACCTATAACGCCACCGCCAAGACTTGCGCCACCACGGTCTGCCACTCCTCCGGCAAGGCGACGGCGCCCCAACCGGCGGCCCCCTCCTGGACCGGCACGGCGCTCGGGTGCAACGGCTGCCACGGCACCTCCAACACCCTCGGCACCCCCGATTACCCCAACGGCGGCCCGGGTCTCCCTCTGGCCAACAGCCACGTCAGGCACGTGGCCGTGGCCGGTGACTGCGACAAGTGCCATACCAATACCACCACTACCGGCACTGCCATCAAGGCCGGCTCCACCGTCCACACCAACGGCGCCATCGACGTGAACTTCAATACCGCCAAGGCAGGGACCGCCGCCACCTGGACCGCCGCCACGAAGAGCTGCACCAACGTCTCCTGCCACGGCACCGCCGCGCCGGTCTGGGGGGGCACGCTCCCCACGGACTGCACCGGCTGCCACGGCAGCTTCATCACCAGCGTTCTTCCCATCGCCTCCTACAGCCACCCGACCCACCTCTCCCGGGCCTATGGTCCCGGCACCTACCTGGGTTCCACGGTCACCGCCTGCCAGGTCTGCCACGATTACAACACCGTCCAGCCCGACCCGAAACATGCCGACGGCATCGTGGAGGTGCTGAACGCCTCCGGTTCGGCCTGTGCCAAGTGCCACCCCGGCACCCTCCCGACCTGGAGCAATAGCAGCCGGATCGCCTGTACCGCCTGCCACGCCGCCACTCCGTCGGTCCTTCCCAACGGCGTCGCTGCCGCGTACAAGGCGAATTTCGCCACCACCGGCCACGGCCAGACCTTCACCAACTACTCGTCGAGCCGCCGCTGCGAAAGCTGCCATGACGCCAACAGCGCCCATATCTCCGGCGTCCTCGGCGACAACATGCGGCTCCTGCTCCCCGACGACAACACCCAGTGCGCGTCGTGCCACAACAGCGCCGCCAAGGTGCCGACGGTGACGAAGCAGAACGTCCTCTCCCACGTGACCGTCAAGGGAGGGACGCCGACCAGCGACTGCAAGAGCTGCCACGATGTCCACGGCTCCACGAACCTCTCCATGGTGAAGAGCAGCATCGGCGGCAAGACGATCACCTTCTCCAACTTCTCGTCCGGCTTCGTGAAGATCGTGGCCCCCTTCGACGGCCTCTGCCAGGTCTGCCATACCCAGACTGCCCACTACAAGTCCGGGCAGGTGCTGGACGGCCACCCGACCAAGAACTGCCTCTCCTGCCACGGCCACAAGGGGGGTGCCTTCGCCTTCCAGCCGGTCACGGCCTGCGACTCCTGCCATGGCTACCCGCCGCTGCCGACCGGATACGTCAACGGCACGGGGAACTACGCCAACGGCAAGCCCGAGGATTACCCGGGGGGCGGCGGCGCCCACGTCATCGCGCGCCACGTCGTGAAGACGGCAGTGCCGGCCGACGGCTGGACCAACTGCACCATCTGTCACGGCAACGGCTCGCTCAACCCGGCGACCCACACCATGAACCTGCCGGTGACCCCGAGCAAGATCACGATCGACGTGAACGACAAGTACAAGTTCAACCACACCCTGCCGCTCGGTCCGCAGCAGTACAGCGGCAAGCTCCTCGATGGCGGCGCCAACGCCACCGGCAGCTGCTTCAACGTCAACTGCCACTTCAAGGCATCGAAGAAGTGGAGCACCACCCGGTAA
- a CDS encoding cytochrome c3 family protein, producing MSYGARGLLAALLVSLSLAATAHAIDPPHGAVVGLTCSTCHSTHATLGTTGYNNMCLNCHRPGVPLAGTRPFTMADMANPFGTYTGTRVGTIYQTSHAWRGSDTVPQAGALPAQDPTLASSKAAGMLTCSRCHDPHNNTIRPYLRIANDRDQLCLDCHRVRNTTDHTRGTHPVNVDYAAAVAANPAGFNPAPVNSNPANPTAAMRLVNGAVLCSTCHGVHYTDSNSATFDNHSGYDLLKPSAGYLLRTDLRGASATAPNICTNCHIKPNHNGRGQNVQCADCHGGHVDLADGSVPNVFLVNRYMNVSTIFGAVRAKAVFLPYTAAARRPYKDVNGTGVCQACHVVPTGGNYPAEHSLPTAAAADCAVCHTHGNASGAFSAAGGGCNSCHGYPPKANTAGGPDGMAAGYASAGVNEATTPHKRHAGGGSDYSIACDQCHRGNSHGTGTFQDVFKSPAGTVAASFGATPTYNAAARTCAAVYCHSDGAPRNGTLTPVMTAKTVPAWPNGAGTITGCGSCHDASPATNAHAAHLAKGYGCALCHSATVSDNTTISDRSKHADGIKTVAFGSVPLTAGTSWNAATATCAASKCHSDGTGGSTGAPLVTPVWTNPATGKCGSCHATSPTIASTSPQTIATGLHSTHLTGVYGANLGTALTACQSCHDYSTAKHVNGTVDLLATACTGCHPLGANWSTTARLACTTCHAATPSVIGGIAAPYKANFTTTGHGQAGVNYAASRACENCHNPNAPHISSALGTTMRLTLPDDNTLCASCHNDPTKVPTPSRQNLASHVTVKGGTPTSDCKSCHDVHGTTNLSMVKGSINGKAITFGNLSSGFVKTVAPYDGLCQVCHTQTNHYRAGQAPDGHPTKNCLSCHSHQGSFAFQPVGGGTCDSCHGYPPLPAGYVNGAGNYAAGKPEDYLGGGGAHTVARHVPKAAVPADGWSNCTICHGNGSLAPTTHTMVLPVTPSKITVDVSDRYKFNHTLPLGSPQYSGKLLDGGANATGSCYNVNCHFKASKKWSTAR from the coding sequence ATGAGTTACGGTGCACGAGGACTGCTGGCTGCCCTGCTGGTTTCTCTGTCGCTTGCCGCGACGGCCCATGCCATCGACCCTCCCCACGGTGCGGTCGTCGGCCTGACCTGCTCCACGTGCCACAGCACCCATGCCACCCTGGGCACCACCGGTTACAACAACATGTGTCTCAACTGCCACCGGCCGGGGGTCCCCCTCGCGGGGACCCGCCCCTTCACCATGGCCGACATGGCAAACCCCTTCGGCACCTATACGGGGACGAGGGTCGGGACCATCTACCAGACCTCCCATGCCTGGCGGGGATCCGACACGGTCCCCCAGGCCGGGGCGCTCCCCGCCCAGGATCCGACGCTTGCCTCCAGCAAGGCGGCGGGAATGTTGACCTGCAGCCGCTGCCACGATCCCCACAACAACACCATCCGCCCCTATCTCCGGATCGCCAACGACCGTGACCAGCTCTGTCTCGACTGCCACCGGGTCCGCAACACCACCGACCACACCCGCGGCACCCACCCGGTGAACGTGGACTATGCCGCCGCCGTCGCGGCAAATCCCGCCGGCTTCAACCCTGCGCCGGTCAACAGCAACCCGGCGAACCCCACGGCGGCCATGAGGCTCGTGAATGGTGCGGTCCTCTGCTCCACCTGCCACGGCGTCCACTATACCGACTCCAACAGCGCCACCTTCGACAACCACTCAGGATACGACCTGCTCAAACCGTCGGCCGGCTACCTCCTCCGGACCGACCTGCGCGGCGCCAGCGCCACGGCCCCCAACATCTGCACCAACTGCCACATAAAGCCGAACCACAACGGTCGAGGGCAGAACGTCCAGTGCGCCGACTGCCACGGCGGTCACGTCGACCTGGCCGACGGCAGTGTGCCGAACGTCTTCCTCGTGAACCGCTACATGAACGTCTCCACCATCTTCGGCGCCGTCCGCGCAAAGGCGGTCTTTCTTCCCTATACCGCGGCGGCCCGGCGTCCCTACAAGGATGTCAACGGCACCGGCGTATGCCAGGCGTGCCACGTGGTGCCGACGGGAGGGAACTACCCGGCCGAGCACTCCCTCCCTACCGCCGCCGCGGCCGACTGCGCCGTCTGCCATACCCACGGCAACGCCAGCGGAGCATTCTCCGCCGCGGGGGGGGGATGCAACTCCTGCCACGGCTATCCCCCCAAGGCGAACACCGCCGGCGGCCCCGACGGCATGGCGGCCGGCTACGCCTCGGCGGGGGTGAACGAGGCGACCACCCCCCACAAGCGTCATGCCGGCGGGGGGAGCGACTACTCCATCGCCTGCGACCAGTGCCACCGGGGGAACAGCCACGGCACCGGCACCTTCCAGGATGTCTTCAAGAGCCCGGCCGGAACGGTGGCGGCATCCTTCGGCGCGACCCCGACCTACAACGCGGCGGCCCGCACCTGCGCCGCGGTCTACTGCCACAGCGACGGCGCACCGCGGAACGGCACCCTCACGCCGGTCATGACCGCCAAGACGGTGCCGGCCTGGCCCAACGGCGCCGGGACCATCACCGGCTGTGGTTCGTGCCACGACGCCTCCCCCGCCACCAACGCCCATGCCGCGCACCTGGCCAAGGGGTACGGCTGCGCCCTCTGCCATAGCGCCACCGTCAGCGACAACACCACCATCTCCGACCGGAGCAAGCATGCCGACGGCATCAAGACCGTGGCGTTCGGTTCGGTCCCCCTCACCGCCGGCACCTCCTGGAACGCCGCCACCGCAACATGCGCGGCGAGCAAGTGCCACTCCGACGGCACGGGCGGCAGCACCGGCGCCCCCCTTGTCACGCCGGTCTGGACCAATCCGGCCACCGGCAAGTGCGGCAGCTGCCACGCCACGTCCCCGACGATTGCCTCCACGAGTCCCCAGACCATCGCCACCGGCCTCCACTCGACGCACCTCACCGGCGTCTACGGCGCGAACCTCGGCACGGCGCTCACCGCCTGCCAGAGCTGTCACGACTACTCAACCGCCAAGCATGTCAACGGCACCGTGGATCTCCTGGCCACCGCCTGCACCGGCTGCCACCCCCTTGGGGCGAACTGGAGCACCACGGCGCGGCTGGCCTGCACCACCTGCCATGCCGCCACCCCCTCGGTGATCGGCGGCATTGCCGCCCCCTACAAGGCGAACTTCACCACCACCGGCCACGGCCAGGCGGGGGTGAACTACGCGGCGAGCCGTGCCTGCGAAAACTGCCACAACCCCAATGCACCCCATATCTCCAGCGCCCTCGGCACCACCATGCGGCTCACCCTTCCCGACGACAACACCCTCTGCGCCTCGTGCCACAACGACCCGACCAAGGTCCCGACACCGAGCAGGCAGAACCTTGCGTCCCACGTGACCGTCAAGGGGGGAACGCCGACCAGCGACTGCAAGAGCTGCCACGACGTCCACGGCACCACGAACCTCTCCATGGTGAAGGGCAGCATCAACGGCAAGGCGATCACCTTCGGCAACCTCTCATCGGGCTTCGTGAAGACCGTGGCGCCGTACGACGGTCTCTGCCAGGTCTGCCACACCCAGACCAACCACTACCGCGCGGGGCAGGCGCCGGATGGCCACCCCACCAAGAACTGCCTCTCCTGCCACAGCCACCAGGGAAGCTTTGCCTTCCAGCCGGTTGGCGGCGGGACCTGCGACTCGTGCCACGGCTATCCCCCCCTCCCCGCGGGCTACGTCAACGGTGCCGGAAACTATGCCGCCGGCAAGCCTGAGGATTACCTCGGCGGCGGCGGCGCCCATACGGTTGCCAGGCATGTGCCGAAAGCGGCAGTTCCCGCCGACGGGTGGAGCAACTGCACCATCTGCCATGGCAACGGCTCCCTTGCCCCCACCACCCACACCATGGTGCTGCCGGTGACCCCGAGCAAGATCACGGTGGACGTAAGCGACAGGTACAAGTTCAACCACACCCTGCCGCTCGGCTCTCCGCAGTACAGCGGCAAGCTCCTCGACGGCGGCGCCAATGCCACCGGCAGCTGTTACAACGTCAACTGCCACTTCAAGGCATCCAAGAAGTGGAGCACCGCCAGGTAG